A window of Centropristis striata isolate RG_2023a ecotype Rhode Island chromosome 13, C.striata_1.0, whole genome shotgun sequence genomic DNA:
TTGGtagtttttgatattttttgcaAAAGGGAATATGCGTCACTGACGGGATATTGTCATATGAGCCAATGGGACGATAACAAAAACTCATGAAATATGTaagatttgttttctttaatgtaaGCCTTAAAATACTTCTGCTAacgaaactatttattttaaccaCGAGATCCATGCATGCAAATACAGCTTTAGTGTTAGGCAAGTGGTTATTGGCATTTTATACGGCACATAGACTCGATAGGGAATTCaaactttttaatttaacacttCATTAATATACAAATTAAGATTAACGTTATCGCCTTTTTTCAGACAAGCGAGCATGTTTACAAACGACAGTACACAATAAAGCACGATTTGAAGTAACAAAGAACCTCCTTTGAAAGTACAACAGCACTGTAGTGGGTGTTCAAGTTATTCTGTGTCTAAATGTGTTGGTTTAGCAACGGATTACAATGTAACGTGAAGTTGCATTTATGTTGTAATTATGCATTACCTTAACTTACGTGAATGTTTCAGAGAAAAACCTTGAGTCCTAaagcaaaaataagacacatacAACGCACTTTAGCTTAGCTATCATGTGTGGAAAATGGCTCTTCGCCTGTCTTACCTGGCCTGTGCTTCGTCCAGGCTTTCGTCGGTGATGGCCATTATTTGCTGTAGGATATCCCCTATGTCTTGCTGAGGTTGACCGAGGGACTGCTGTTTTCTGACCGAGTCTGGGTCACCGACATCGGCTTGTGCTAGTCCACCGAGTCCGGTGAGACCCGTCAGCATCCTGGTCTGGTCATCCATACTTTCAAAGAAAACTCGCCGTTTTCCTCAGTCGAAGAATACACACAAATAGCTAGCCTGTTAGCTAGCCAGCAAAGTATTTTCTACGACAAATCATACAACACTTCTAACCGTACCCGACAGCAACGACTAGAAAATAGTTAAAGGATCCTGTCATAAAACAGATCGCATAAACACGCTTTACATTCGCTTGTGTTTTCCCCCTTCAAGTTAATAAACGCGGccaggctaacgttagctacccACCGAGTGAAAAGCAGCTAGGTTAGTAGCCGTAGCCCAGCAGAAGAGCAGCagggacacacatgcacagactgTGTGAGCTGGCCAACAGCGCCTCGCACATTTtcgaaattaaaaattaaaaaaaatataacagcAGACGACCAACTCTTGCCTGAAAATAAAAGTCGCCaattcaaaaaaagaaataagacatGAATGCAGCGTCTAAGCTTTCGGAACGTCTAGCTCCAATCAGAGATCTCCTACCAAAACACACCACGGTTCATTGTTGTTGATGTCGCGCGAGTATGTGGGATGTTCTGGGCTGCGCGAGCACTGTGCGTCGCGTTGACCATTGAACTCGTAGCACCACAGAGCGTGAGCTTGCGGGTGGGTTAATCGGTAGACTGAAGAAAAGCTACAAATATAGACGATTTCTATATTAGCTGGTACGATGTCGGCAGCAGTGCAccagatgtttattttgtaacacAGCCAACTAGTCCCCGTAACTGTATTATTCATCCAGGTGACAAGGCTCTCCTCTTGTATAGTCTTTTACAAATGGATAGCCCCTTACGTCATCAGCATTGCTTGTCCTATTATAATCGGTTCAAGCCActgttttgatcacaaaaaggaggatgatgatgcatattttcttataaatgtattttttgtttttgccaaatacaacatacacaaatgtaagttttaaagtaaaaatgtatttttgttgaagtcagtttgaacagtatatctcaactctcctgtctacaaaacaaaaaagctgtgaagactGCCAACATTTGCACtgcgtttaatgtctttaacatgtaatcttgcgtctgtttattttatttatttgtttttgtttaattctttcccatttaattattcttctattttattttttaagtattatttactttttttattttttgcattgtttatctttctgtaactCGTTTCTTCGTAtttgtaactgtgcattgtattgctgttagatataaataaaaaaaatgaaaaaaaatcggTTGAAGCCATTTTCCTCATTCATATAAcctcaccctgttaaaataatcgcctaactcattttttcaagttttgcaggatacacaaaaaacttcaccaaaagtgtaacatataacatttattgatcatttcactcaaaaaggatgtaacaaaggatggctattggcatagtcataacactgtgtgtaaagatgtaacttaagagaaataaatgacttaggcaattttttgaacatgcctttgtgacttaagcaagatatggtaacactttattttgaaggtgtctacataagagtcacacaagcctgtcagaaacatgacatgacaattATCATGAGCatcaatgttacttcaaagtgtcattaatgttcatgacacatcccatgtcatgtttatgacacgctcatgtcactcttatgtagacaccttcaaaataaagtgttaccaatattattgtcaacaataaagcactgataaactaaactgataactaaacaatctccctctagctcttctttgctgggttcttatctgatgcctatgaatgtggcaaattgtcaaagaagtgatgatcttaaaggggtaaaatcacatgatctgatcaactgaggatgtaggtgattttaccataggtggccggcgtcatgaggagacccaaaaaaacaattttgacaaaaaatgacttaggcaattatttttaacagtgtgacgataaggTGAGATCACGGtcaaacaaaattaatttctaaacaaaactttaaaatgacTGCTTGTATACATTCAAATGGGCTGGGCTTTGTAAGCTTCTATCAAGCTGTCCACACAACTGTAAACATTTGTAAACATTGTGTAATAATAACCAAGAGCATTTGAGCCTCTGCCATTGCACACCTTTTTAAGGTGTGTTTGAGCCAAGGGGTATAATTCTTACAAGCCACAACAACCTGTCCCTGCTAAAGTGTGTTGAATAGGGAAAAGGAGCACTGGGACTGATTCTGGGAGTCAGTGTCATTTCATAAGATGTGACTAAAAAGTCAATGAACTGCTATCCACCTGTGTGGGCAAATTGTGGCAATTCCAGGAGCAATATTCAATCTCAAAGCAAAACAGTCCAACCTAAGAATATCATTCCGTTCTAAACCCCTGATGAATGAAACATCCCATCAGTTTCCAGTATGAAAATGTTGACAGCACAGATTGAAAACAAGTGTCCTTGTTTTTTGCAAACTGGGCAATTCTGCTGTAGTTTATCACTCAGATCAGAGAGACAGCTTTCCAAGACGAATGGCTGGCTGAATGGATGTGGAGGAGAGCTGCAGCCAGCCTTGCTGTACTGAGAAGAGATGATGGGTGTGCATGAGGGAGTAGGACCAAACTGGCAGTGGTTTATGCTGACTCTCCACACATCCATCTACTACAATCTGTAGCTAATCAATCTAAAGTTAGAGACAACAAGAATAGAGAATACAGCAAACCTAAACAGTAATTGTTCTTTGCATGTGCATATAGTGCAAGTCACAATTTAGGTTTACTGGTGGTTATACCAAGCAGCGGATTTTAACCCCTTAAAATGTAATTCCCTACCATAAATAAGCTTCATTTAATAAAGACCATGTATTTAAGcagaacaataataaatattcatatatattagcAAATATAACTCACTTTCTTTCTTACTAACATTCTACAATCAAGGAACCAAGAGAACCTGGTCACACCCAAGGCACCTTTATCCAAATATGCACTGCATccaaatcaaatatttaaagaataacTTCTTAGATGCTGTTTACCCACGTCGCGGAGGTTGTTCATAGCCAGTTTATCACTAATTGGTTAAGTGGGTAGCTGCTGTGGTTATCATCTAACCCAAAAGTCAGTCTTGTTTTAAATAGAGACCTTCCTCAAAAGTAAAAAGACTGTCAGTGGCTTTTTAAACTTCTTTATACGTTTTATTGTTGGTGATTCATTTAAGGATCATTTCTGTGAAACTTCTATTCATTTGGATGCTAAAGCTGCCCTCCTCTCACCCCACAAGCATCAAGCCTCATTTTCATCTAAATAAGAATCGATCTTTCCTGCTGTGCACCATCCTCCCTTACTCACAACTCTCACGGTCACAACCCCGCTTGTCTTCTCTGCGCTTGTCCCTGTGCTCTCTAGTCACTCCCTTGAATACAATCACAAGAAAAATTTAGTATTCTCCATGTTGGAGATCATAACAGCAGAGCACAGAAAGTCATTCACACTCATTTATTGTTGGCAATAGGCGACATGGGTTTCTTCTTGCTGTAATCATCAGAGAAAATTAAGTATGAACATTAATGAGTGAATGGGTCCAGGAGATAAGAGTGATAGCGAACAAAGCTTTGACTGACTGGTACAATGTCAAAGCTTCGTTCTGCATCAGTGACCCAGCCAAATGCAAGAGATGGGGGTGAGTCACTGTGGGGGAGGGGCCTCCTCCTGAATGGTCAGGGGACACTGATGAAGTGAAATAGATGCAGCTCCAAAAAGAGAGTAAATGTGACTGAGGATGAGCATGTAGAAAGGACTAAAGAATAGACTACAGGCAAATTTAGAGCATAATCCCTTTGTATTCAATAATCTTAGATTAAAGCTTTGCTGTTGTTCAAgccaattttaattaaaaaactagATAAACTGAAAGTGACACTATGTGCATAGTAAAGCTAATCTACGCATCAtcacatttgagttaatttatTACAATAGTAgtgataaaaacaattaaaatatcaCTAGACTGAATCCTATCTAATTTGAAactatttaaagacaaaatcagtttggttaaaaaaaaccttttacttAAACGTCATtatgtttgaatatttctgtttattgtATGAACAATGACAAATAACCTTGTTTTACAGGATGTTGGCAAATTATCCTAAAGCATTTGTCTGTTGCTCAATTCCTCACAGCAGGCAGTCCAGTCTTAAGAGTTTGAGGTTTTACATGTaagattacattaaattaagGCCTAACAGAAAAATCCACTTTGGCCATTAACCAAGCAGCTCAAAACATTGTATAGCGAgccactgccacctgctggtcaAAGACATGAATTACCTGAACTCGCTCCATTACCAGTCCCGATGCTGACAGAAGAGGTTTTATTTGACTCGTAAAACGTAATTTGAGCTAACTGTATCTAAAAAGATGAGACAACAAAGAGAGAGCAAATAAATGATGTTGCCTTATCACATAAAAGTCAAATTACCAGAAATTACAAATATATGAGCTAGATATACAAGTGACAAAGAGTCACGGTCCATTGGATGATTGATTGCCTGTTCTTGCCTCCTGCCAGAGTGTCTATGTAGTTGCAGAGGATAAAGGTGCTGCCATGAGGTTCCTGATGAGGTCAGGTGAAAGCTCCTGGAATCCTGCCTCTGCAGCTGTTGGGAAAAAGTAAGCAGATCAAATGTTATATTGCCAcatcattgtttatttttatatttaaaaaaacctcaATTGCAATTATGAAAGCTAAATAAAATCTTTACCCAGTCGACCACTGGTCTCTTTCACCAATAACTGAGATTGCTCCTTGATGGACAGAAGCTCTTCAACCATCTTACTTTGAGTGTCCATCTACACATGAAAAAGTGATAACTGATTACATGATAGAGCAGGTAATGACTTTTCAACAGGTCCGAGGCATCCATATATGAGACAAAACCAGTGTGCTAATAgtctttaaaaacagcaagccCTTTTCTATAGCAATGAATattcaaaatacaaatactTAACAATGAGTGTTCAGGCTTGGGGGGGAAAAGCATCCATAGTCAGTATTAATTAAGGGATTCTGATATTCTGTGTGGGCGTGGTGTGGTTTGTTCTGAATTTGATTGACAGTGCTGACAAAATAAGCAAACAACCCcactactgtactgtaaaactTTCATATGATACACTTTGCTATATTTGATTAGTGCACAGAAATATGTGATATAATCTTCTTTCAACTGAGCCACACTGAGGACAAAATCATAAAAGAGTTCTTCTAACTTAGGCTGATGAGTCAGGACTTTGTACCTTTAATGCACTGAACATGCTGCTGCAATTAAACTAACACAAATAGGGCACAGAAGTACAGGTGTTTCAGTAATTGTTATCTTACATCAACATTATTTTTAGCAAGCAAAGAGAATTGTGGTCATTAGATTGGACCGGTTGAATGtgaatttattattaaatatattagcaTTGCAACCTTTGACTGTTGATAGATGAGTGGCTCTGCTACTATCTGCATGAAGGGGAATGAATTCCCCTCGCAAAAAGTTAAGGCACACCTTTCCCTTTCTTGTAGACAGCACTTAAGTTGCCCATAAATCGGTAGCATCTGCTGTATGTTTTATCGCTGTCACTGCAGCCAGCTTCTATATTTTACCATACAGATGGTATATAAGAACTTTGTAGGAATTCTAAAACCTTAAAGCTTCCCCCACTCCTGCTAAATACTCAACATATTCTACTACTGGTTTTTTCAAGTAATGatatcaaaaaatacattttccaacATACAATGATTGCCATAGTGTGAAGCATGGGCTGTTGTCTGGAGAGGAGACCGCGGTAGTCTGGTTTACTCTGTATGAAATGGTACTGTGAGGACTGGGCCACACATGTAGAATCTAATGATATGCCTTCTTCCTTTCCTTGCTCCACTTTCCTGCAATGAATAAAAGGCACATTATTGGCACACAATTAAGAAGGCAATGTTGACGCAATCTAACACTGCTACAGTATTCCTCAGTGACAGCACATATGTTCACCTTTCCAGTTCCTCTGCTTTACTCCGGTGTTTGTTTAACAGTGCCTCCCAAGATTCACTTTCAGTCTGGAGCCTAAAACACAACAGAGGCTGGTAAACAAAAGAAGCCCATGTGGTAGGTCACACCATCTGTGTTCTTaagttaaaatgtgtgtttggtaTGAAtccttttttgtattatattgaTCTTAAGGACAACATGCCTATTGATGGCTTTCTGGACCTTTTCCATGGCTCTCTGCAGTGCAGGATCGCTCGAACTGAAAGCAGATAACAAAAGACATCCAGTATAAAATattcatttatatgtaaaacaaAACCAGAACATCAATGATATGCATGCAGAgtactgaataaataaaaaaaacagctacagtACCTGGCGGCTTGGGAAGGGAGTTGACGACTCACTTCTTCATTGCGTATGCTTTTGGCCAAACAGCCCCACTCTTTCTGTATGTGCTCAACTGTACCAAGAAAGTCAGAACATGGATAAAGATATCTGATCCGAATATTTCTAACAATTCAGTGAAAATAAAGGGCTCCATGAAGCATGTACCAATGAAGCAGTGCAAGCACTAaccttgtttttgaaaaaactccAGTGAGGTATTCGGCAAAGACTGCAgtgaattttgagttctttctATTGCCAGCTAAAGACAAAGCAAACTTGATTTAACAGAGATTCACTAGCTTTagagataaattaaaatgaatgatctTTCACCCAACCTAATCTAACCCAAACCCTTACAGTCAAAAAATGATGGCTCTACCATTAGGATATCTTATTGTTTTATTCAGGAGTAACTACCCACTGTACATAATATTGGATATGTCTCTAAAGTTGTGAATTTAAATTTTAGTGAATTAACCACTTTTATTATGACGTAAATATCAGGTTATTACTTACAATCTATtgtgtgcctttaaaaaaaatatatgtttcaaTGATGGACATGTGCTCTGCTACGTACATTTGTTAAACGTCAACcaaatcttttttaaatccATTCCTGAAAAATATATCTCAAACATTCAATGCCAAAGAGTATAATAAGAGAATATGTACTGTGTCTGCCTACTTAATTTTTCCAACACATTTTCCTATTTATAACTATTCATTTACCTCTACCCTGGGCAATTATGACCCTAGCACACTCACCCTCATTGAAGCCTCCATCAATTTCTCGAGCCTCTCTTGCTGTGACAAGGATGCACTTATGCCCCTgcacaaaactacaacaaatacataaatagggATTTATAttgcaaaacaaacaacaaacagagacCATTATTTCCTGATTACAAGATACAATAAAGCCAGATATCTCACCCTCATATGGGTTGGGAAGGGCAGGGAGAGAGCGTCGG
This region includes:
- the LOC131983084 gene encoding kinetochore-associated protein DSN1 homolog, with the protein product MAEKHSEAGQESCQSVATADSQKEVNSVKESSKRCPSTSPTTAPPNKSPRNDFTSDNTEMPDPGEGQSETDKLEMQTENTEGPSSPTANPTSRRKSWRRATITRRSLPALPNPYEVLCRGISASLSQQERLEKLMEASMRLAIERTQNSLQSLPNTSLEFFQKQVEHIQKEWGCLAKSIRNEEVSRQLPSQAASSSDPALQRAMEKVQKAINRLQTESESWEALLNKHRSKAEELERKVEQGKEEGISLDSTCVAQSSQYHFIQSKPDYRGLLSRQQPMLHTMAIIMDTQSKMVEELLSIKEQSQLLVKETSGRLAAEAGFQELSPDLIRNLMAAPLSSATT